A region of Gracilinanus agilis isolate LMUSP501 chromosome 3, AgileGrace, whole genome shotgun sequence DNA encodes the following proteins:
- the THAP4 gene encoding peroxynitrite isomerase THAP4: MLSRAQSRGPETPKMSPLIEPLSWMLGTWLSEPPGDGAYPTLQPFRYLEEVHISHVGQPMLNFSFNAFHPDTKKPMHRECGFIRLKPDSNKVAFVSAQNTGIVEVEEGELNGQELCIASHSIARMSFAAEPRVEQIMRTFRLTADGRLEQTVSMATSTQPMTQHLHITYKRVTP, translated from the exons atgctgAGCAGAGCCCAGAGCCGGGGGCCAG AGACCCCAAAGATGAGCCCCCTCATCGAGCCTCTCTCCTGGATGCTGGGCACCTGGCTCTCCGAGCCCCCCGGGGACGGCGCCTACCCGACCCTGCAGCCCTTTCGCTACCTGGAGGAGGTGCACATCAGCCACGTGGGCCAGCCCATGCTGAACTTCTC GTTCAATGCCTTCCATCCAGACACCAAGAAGCCAATGCACAGGGAATGTGGGTTCATCCGTCTCAAGCCCGACTCCAACAAGGTGGCCTTTGTGAGCGCCCAGAACACAG GGATCGTGGAAGTGGAGGAAGGCGAGCTGAACGGGCAGGAGCTCTGCATCGCGTCCCACTCCATCGCCAGGATGTCCTTCGCAGCCGAGCCCAGGGTGGAGCAG ATAATGCGGACCTTCCGCCTGACGGCCGACGGGAGGCTAGAGCAGACGGTCTCCATGGCGACCAGCACCCAGCCGATGACGCAGCACCTGCACATCACCTACAAGCGCGTGACGCCTTAG